The sequence TAAAGGTCCTTGTCATATTTTAATGTAGCAGTTCCCTGCGCTTGACTCCATCAACTCGCATTCCGGAAGTTGTCACTCTGCATTTACTAGCATCAGCCTAAGGTACAACTTGCAAAGTATCACCATCTGTGGTCTACGAGGTTGAGGTGGATATATCAAGAAACCcacaaaatatattttaatgcTACACGTCATCAGTCTCCGACCCTTCAGTCTCAAGCTCAAGTTTTTTCAAGATGGAAGCTGTTGTCTGCGGTTGCAGTGATGACGTTAGCCGTTTCATCTCCTTTCTGATCAATAATTTTTGACAACTTTTAAGGTGGACAACAATTAACATAGACTATTCAATTCCTCGATCGGATAGTTTAGATCAATCTAATGATATATTTTGCCACTTCAATTCCTTGATCGGATAGTTTAGATCAATCTAATGATATATTTTGCCATCTCCTAtatcatagtatcctctacaaaTATCATAAGGATACTATTGAAAATAGAATAAATGATAAACTTACAAATAATTGAATTTAAATAGGATAAAGTAGTAATcctaattttaaatatttttttacggATTCATATCGATCGGCTCATTGTGGTTCTTCATTGTGCCATGTCATCCGGCAGCTGGGGTCGGAGTCGCCCACGGCGCCCGCGAGGAGCTTCCAGATGTGCGCGCACAGTGCCACGAAGCTCGACGCGCGGCGCCCGCCGGCCTCAGCCTGGAGCGCTTCCAGGTCGGCCGCCTCGATGCGGTACAGGCGATGCCGGATGGCCGCAGCCAGGAGGGGGTTGATCATGGTCTCCGGCTTGACTGGTGTTGTCTACTTGTTCTGGTTTCCTAAACGTCAGTGTCCCATGGCAACAGCCCGTGGTTCGGCGGTCAGTGTCCCATGGCATCCAGGCGGTCTGTTCCGCCGGCACGCCCAGGACGATCCGGTACGTGCGGGCGGACGATTTCTGGAACTTCAACCAGCTCGGATGGGCCACGTTCCAGTTCCATGGCCGGTCCGTGTTCAACCTGAGAACGGACAATGCGATCTTCTTCTTCGGCATAATGGTGTGCGTCCGGCCCGGCGTCAACGGGCGGCTGACCCCTCTGGTCATCGAGCTGCCTCGCAGCGAGGAGACCATGGACATCGATCATCGTCCTCACTACCGGGTCAGCAGGTGAGAACAATTCAGTTTTCCTAGTGATTTTCTGATGATAGATGTCCATAGATCACAGCTCACAGTAGATCATACATTCATCCTGATGAGAATATGAACTGTAACTTGCACACTATGTAACATAGCTCATAGCTTCCAGAGTCACAGTACTTCTGTAGTTTGAGTAGTTGCTGCATGTAGTATCCTCTTCTTGGGGTTTTCCTTCCAATTTAGTCAAGTTTCTTTGACTTGTTTGGTTAGGACTACTCTGAAGCATGATGCACGTAGCAGAAGCTGTCAGATGGAAATAATTTCAGGTTTGTTGTATTTACAGTGCC is a genomic window of Phragmites australis chromosome 24, lpPhrAust1.1, whole genome shotgun sequence containing:
- the LOC133907846 gene encoding uncharacterized protein LOC133907846, yielding MCAHSATKLDARRPPASAWSASRSAASMRYRRCRMAAARRGLIMVSGLTGVVYLFWFPKRQCPMATARGSAVSVPWHPGGLFRRHAQDDPVRAGGRFLELQPARMGHVPVPWPVRVQPENGQCDLLLRHNGVRPARRQRAADPSGHRAASQRGDHGHRSSSSLPGQQLLRSCGTQCCCAIEEYTSRTSDNSFTIHLFRNQKHCCFRYNDMRIGLSCVSR